The nucleotide sequence atatatatatatatatatatatatatatatatatatatatatatatatatatatatatatatatatatattaatgatttctttctttgtattatgtAGGGGAAACACCCAGCCACTGGGGGAGCAAGTCAGCTCAACTCAGTGCCGGTCCCAAGGCCGGAAAAATGGGGAGGGTTAgcggtaggaagggcatccagctgtaaaaacctgtgccaaAACCATGGAGCGAAGTCAAGAGTATGAGAATACAGCATGGGCGTCCCCTGTATGCGACGCCCAGGAGCCTCGCCTTGCTGCTGCGATAAGTGGAAGAAGGCTACCGTGTTTTGGGCGGGCACGGCCAAAGAAGATAGCCGAAGGAGTTGGTTCCTTAAACGTGAGGAGCATGACGGGAAGGAGTAGAGAAGTAGCGGAtttgatgaagaggagaaaaattaacatACTTTGTGTCCAGGACACCAGATGGCGAGGTAACAAGGCCATAGATAACTGGGAGATGGGTACAAGCTCTTTTTTCAGTAGagcaaacaaggaaggaagagaaggtgtgGGAGTGGTATTGAATGCTGAGTGGAAGAAACACATGGTGAATGTAAACAGGTGTAGTAACAGAGTAATGAGCATTAAGCTAATGTATGGGAAAGTCACAATTAACATCATCAGTGCCTACGCACCACAAGTCGGCTGTAGtattgaggagaaagaggattttTGGGAACAGATGGATGCACAAATCACTTGgatgggtgaggaagagagaatcaTCCTTGGGGGTGATCTGAATGGCCATGtgggaagaaatagaaatattATTGAGAGAACACATGGGGGAtggggggtgggagagagaaatgaagaaagtgaaaatgtgGTGGATTTTGCAGTGGCTTTCGACATGGCAATCCTGAATACTTTTtataagaaacaggaaaatcagATGTGGACATATTGCAGTGCAGGAAGAAAAAGTCAGATCGATTTATTAATGTGTAGGAGAAATAacttgaaggaaataaagaattttAAGGTTATCAATGGCGAGAGTGTCGCACCTCAACACAGGCTGATCGTGATAGACTtcgagatgaaagaggaaagaaggggcaGACAGCAACAAACATCAAGAATTAAATGGTGGATGTTGAAGGATCAGGAGTTGAAAGCGGAGTTTAAAATCAAAGTGCTGGACAGGATGGTAGAAGCTGAAGATCCAGACACATGGTGGACAACAAGCAGCAGGCACATAATTGAGATAGGGGAAGAAGTATGTGGGAAAACATCAGGCAAGGACCCCTCCCCCCCCAGGATAAGAAATCTTGGTGTGGAATAATGAGGTGAaagagaaagttaaggcaaagaaggaggcaaagaaaatatatgacaaaatgggaaatgaagaagcagaaggagtTTACCgagaagcaaataaagaagCGAAGAGGTCAGTAGCACAAGCGAAAGCTAGAGCAAGGGAAGACATGTACGATAAATTGGAAACCAGGAAAGGTGAGAAGAGGATATTTGCACtagcaagacagagagagaagtcaAGAAAGGATTTTACGCATATCAAGCAGGttaaagaataaggaaggaagagttct is from Scylla paramamosain isolate STU-SP2022 chromosome 9, ASM3559412v1, whole genome shotgun sequence and encodes:
- the LOC135103262 gene encoding craniofacial development protein 2-like: MERSQEYENTAWASPVCDAQEPRLAAAISGRRLPCFGRARPKKIAEGVGSLNVRSMTGRSREVADLMKRRKINILCVQDTRWRGNKAIDNWEMGTSSFFSRANKEGREGVGVVLNAEWKKHMVNVNRCSNRVMSIKLMYGKVTINIISAYAPQVGCSIEEKEDFWEQMDAQITWMGEEERIILGGDLNGHVGRNRNIIERTHGGWGVGERNEESENVVDFAVAFDMAILNTFYKKQENQMWTYCSAGRKSQIDLLMCRRNNLKEIKNFKVINGESVAPQHRLIVIDFEMKEERRGRQQQTSRIKWWMLKDQELKAEFKIKVLDRMVEAEDPDTWWTTSSRHIIEIGEEVCGKTSGKDPSPPRIRNLGVE